Proteins encoded together in one Neobacillus sp. FSL H8-0543 window:
- a CDS encoding acyl-CoA dehydrogenase family protein has translation MSELLLDKELQLLKKTVQSFIKESVAPAELSPGEYVKKLPEEVVSRLQTEAKSSGLQALGAKKEWGGAGLSVLARAVLLEEAAQHRLGLYHPAGDAFGGEFPRFLEKCSNEQVEWLIKPAITEGKGCFIALWEEHEDNYLENLTATAVKDGNEWVLNGKKTYIQNLEQSAFGAVLVNCLLDNGESQPTLFLLELDDQLEEQETVLIDVQTTHSISLKNYRLNDSQRIGEVGEGADLIKLWLAEAQILLAAKSIGVASKALEYGKQFAKIRITRGQPLAEFPSIRTMLAKAVINLQAARLMVQDAAKKVDSQISDSELAAQMAKLHATETAAKIIDDVLQIHGGTGYAGDLPIERWFKEIRIARLNLQKAETIIENVAGSIL, from the coding sequence ATGTCTGAATTATTATTAGACAAAGAACTGCAACTATTAAAAAAGACCGTACAGTCGTTTATTAAAGAAAGTGTCGCACCAGCAGAATTATCGCCTGGAGAATATGTGAAAAAATTGCCTGAAGAAGTAGTTTCTCGACTGCAAACGGAAGCAAAGAGTTCGGGACTGCAAGCATTAGGAGCAAAAAAGGAATGGGGCGGTGCCGGCTTATCTGTACTGGCAAGGGCAGTTTTGCTTGAAGAAGCTGCCCAGCATCGTCTAGGGCTTTACCATCCAGCGGGCGATGCCTTTGGAGGTGAATTTCCTCGTTTCTTAGAAAAATGTTCCAATGAGCAAGTTGAATGGTTGATTAAACCCGCTATTACTGAAGGAAAAGGTTGTTTTATTGCTCTGTGGGAGGAACATGAGGATAACTACCTAGAGAATCTGACCGCCACTGCAGTCAAGGACGGAAATGAATGGGTACTTAACGGGAAAAAGACATACATCCAAAACCTGGAACAGTCTGCTTTTGGCGCAGTCCTTGTGAATTGTCTGTTAGATAATGGGGAAAGTCAGCCGACTCTTTTCCTATTAGAGCTGGATGACCAATTAGAAGAACAGGAAACGGTTTTGATTGATGTTCAAACAACACATAGCATTTCATTAAAAAATTATCGATTGAATGATAGTCAACGTATTGGTGAAGTGGGTGAGGGCGCTGACTTAATTAAGCTGTGGCTGGCAGAAGCACAAATTCTGCTTGCTGCAAAATCTATTGGGGTAGCTTCTAAAGCCCTTGAGTACGGAAAGCAGTTTGCCAAAATTAGAATTACAAGGGGGCAGCCGCTAGCAGAATTCCCGTCCATTCGAACCATGCTTGCGAAAGCGGTTATTAATCTTCAGGCCGCGAGATTAATGGTTCAAGATGCTGCAAAAAAAGTAGATTCTCAAATATCTGATTCCGAACTTGCTGCGCAAATGGCAAAGCTTCATGCCACGGAAACAGCTGCAAAAATTATCGATGATGTGCTGCAAATCCATGGTGGAACAGGCTATGCTGGCGACCTGCCAATTGAACGCTGGTTCAAGGAAATACGAATTGCCAGGCTTAACCTGCAAAAAGCTGAAACAATTATTGAAAACGTAGCAGGGTCAATATTATAG
- a CDS encoding enoyl-CoA hydratase: MTKLVHVETTEGIAIVTIDNPPMNVLSTQVVAELGDVFSEIANDPNVIVAILTGAGNRAFMAGADIKEFPSWLDMQAEDLKNMNMESHKVFNFIDNLAKPTIAVLNGITFGGGCELALTCDIRIAEEQIKIGLPEVKLGLFPGGGGTQRLPRLIGPSKAKELMFLGDPITADEALTLGLVNQVAANGEGMQAAIKMAEKMAGYSLQALSRIKKAVNQGFDTSFDAAIEIESGLFAEVFGTEDVKEGVQAFIEKRAPSFKHR; this comes from the coding sequence ATGACAAAGCTGGTTCATGTAGAAACAACGGAAGGAATTGCCATTGTTACGATTGATAATCCACCAATGAATGTTTTAAGTACACAAGTTGTCGCCGAGTTAGGCGATGTGTTTTCTGAGATTGCTAATGATCCAAATGTAATCGTTGCGATTTTAACGGGTGCAGGCAACCGAGCATTTATGGCGGGAGCTGATATTAAGGAATTCCCTTCCTGGTTAGATATGCAAGCAGAAGACTTGAAAAATATGAATATGGAGTCGCATAAAGTATTCAATTTCATTGATAACTTAGCAAAGCCAACGATTGCCGTGTTAAATGGAATCACTTTTGGCGGCGGCTGTGAGCTCGCTTTAACGTGTGATATTCGGATAGCAGAGGAGCAAATTAAGATTGGCTTACCAGAGGTGAAATTAGGTCTTTTCCCTGGTGGCGGCGGAACGCAGCGTTTACCAAGATTAATTGGCCCGTCTAAAGCAAAGGAATTAATGTTTTTGGGTGATCCGATTACTGCCGATGAAGCTCTAACACTAGGTTTAGTCAATCAAGTCGCAGCGAACGGTGAAGGAATGCAGGCTGCAATTAAAATGGCAGAAAAAATGGCTGGTTATTCTCTGCAAGCATTAAGCAGAATTAAAAAGGCTGTTAATCAAGGATTTGATACTTCATTTGATGCCGCAATTGAAATTGAGTCAGGACTTTTTGCTGAGGTATTTGGCACAGAGGATGTAAAAGAAGGGGTTCAAGCCTTTATTGAAAAGCGTGCGCCTTCCTTCAAGCATCGTTAA
- a CDS encoding 3-hydroxyacyl-CoA dehydrogenase family protein gives MTEIKQITVVGSGVMGSQIAMVSALAGFDVYLQDINEESLKVAEDSLHGHINKRISKGKISLLEAEKAFARLKFVTSLEKAVAETDFVIEAIVEKLDVKRQLFAEIDRLAPSHAIIATNSSTIVSSKLADATNRPEKICNLHFFNPVLVMELVEVVKGPQTSDETADTAVELVKQINKTPILLKKEISGFVANRILGALIDEAIYLLENDIATVEEIDLACTKALNHPIGPFALLDLTGIDVNYYIRQVLYEETGDENQKPQKVITEKYLNGEYGRKTGKGFYSYNS, from the coding sequence TTGACAGAAATTAAACAAATAACAGTAGTTGGATCTGGTGTAATGGGTTCGCAAATTGCAATGGTTTCGGCCTTAGCGGGATTCGATGTATATTTACAGGATATTAATGAAGAAAGTCTTAAAGTAGCAGAAGATTCCTTGCATGGCCATATTAATAAAAGAATCTCTAAAGGCAAAATATCACTCCTAGAAGCAGAGAAAGCATTTGCTAGACTGAAATTTGTCACTTCATTGGAAAAGGCAGTTGCAGAAACTGATTTCGTGATTGAAGCAATCGTTGAAAAACTCGATGTAAAGCGTCAGTTATTTGCAGAAATAGATAGGTTAGCACCCTCACATGCAATCATTGCTACTAATAGTTCGACGATTGTCAGTTCTAAGCTGGCTGATGCAACAAATCGTCCGGAAAAAATATGTAATCTCCATTTCTTTAATCCAGTATTGGTTATGGAATTGGTAGAAGTGGTAAAGGGCCCTCAAACCTCTGATGAAACAGCAGACACGGCTGTAGAACTTGTCAAACAAATAAACAAGACTCCAATTCTCTTGAAAAAGGAAATCTCCGGTTTTGTTGCCAATAGAATACTAGGCGCGTTAATCGATGAAGCCATTTATCTATTAGAAAATGATATCGCAACAGTAGAGGAGATTGATCTTGCCTGTACAAAAGCGCTTAATCATCCGATTGGACCATTTGCACTCTTGGATTTAACAGGGATTGATGTCAATTATTATATCCGCCAGGTACTATATGAAGAAACTGGCGATGAAAACCAAAAACCGCAAAAAGTGATAACTGAAAAATACTTAAACGGAGAATATGGTCGCAAAACAGGCAAGGGTTTTTACAGCTATAACTCTTAA
- a CDS encoding glucose 1-dehydrogenase, translating to MKFKDKVAIVTGGASGIGEYTVREMVNEGARVIIADQNDALGTALALDLNQVKQTVIYTHVDVTNELAVEQMVNLAVSEFGRLDILFNNAGVGTACPTTDLSLEDWRKVLSNNLDSVFLASKHAIRMMKKYGGGSIVNNSSILGHVGQKNAAAYSASKGAVINLTKALALEYAMENIRVNAVCPGYVDTPFIAHFDEEKRNLLISLHPLGRLGKPEEIARAVVFLSSDDASFITGTSLLVDGGYTAQ from the coding sequence ATGAAGTTCAAAGATAAAGTTGCGATTGTCACTGGCGGGGCAAGTGGAATCGGCGAATACACGGTTAGAGAAATGGTGAATGAGGGTGCAAGGGTAATCATCGCGGACCAAAATGATGCATTAGGAACGGCTCTTGCGCTGGATTTGAATCAAGTAAAACAAACAGTGATTTATACACATGTGGATGTAACAAATGAACTTGCGGTTGAACAAATGGTAAATTTAGCTGTTTCAGAATTTGGTAGACTTGATATTTTGTTTAACAATGCTGGGGTTGGAACAGCCTGTCCGACAACCGATTTATCTCTGGAAGACTGGCGTAAAGTGTTGTCAAATAATTTAGATAGTGTTTTTTTAGCTTCAAAGCATGCAATAAGAATGATGAAAAAATATGGCGGTGGAAGCATCGTAAATAATTCTTCCATTTTAGGCCATGTTGGTCAGAAGAATGCAGCGGCTTATTCAGCTTCAAAAGGAGCCGTTATTAATCTTACAAAGGCATTAGCTTTAGAGTACGCAATGGAAAATATCAGAGTAAATGCAGTCTGTCCAGGTTATGTCGATACACCATTTATTGCTCATTTTGATGAAGAAAAGAGAAATTTATTAATTTCCCTACATCCTTTAGGCCGTCTTGGAAAGCCGGAGGAAATTGCAAGGGCTGTTGTTTTCCTGTCATCTGATGATGCTAGTTTTATAACTGGAACGAGTCTGCTAGTTGACGGCGGATATACTGCTCAATAG
- a CDS encoding thiolase family protein, whose amino-acid sequence MREVVIVEAVRTPVGKRKGVLSTVRPDDLAAKVLKELVNRAGINSGLVQDVIMGCVSQVEEQGLNIARNAVLMADFPIHVPGTTLDRQCGSGQQAIHFAAQAIMSGDMDIVIAGGVESMSRVPLGATRQNSDWSEEQTSRYEMIHQGLSAERIADLWGFTRSQLDEFSFESHNRALKAQEEGYFEREIMPLEVTLEDGTTVTVTQDEGPRRGTSVEKLGTLKPAFTEDGKIHAGNASQMSDGAAAVLLMSREKAEELGLKPRFRIVARSVVGSDPTLMLTGPIEATKQVLAKAGLTIEDMDTYEVNEAFAPVPMAWLEEIKADPKKLNPNGGAIALGHPLGATGARLMISMMHELERTGGRFGLQSICEGGGMANGTIIERIN is encoded by the coding sequence ATGCGTGAAGTTGTAATTGTTGAAGCCGTTCGTACACCAGTAGGAAAAAGAAAAGGGGTATTAAGTACAGTACGTCCAGATGACTTGGCTGCAAAAGTACTTAAGGAATTGGTCAATCGTGCAGGAATTAATTCCGGACTGGTTCAAGATGTGATTATGGGTTGTGTTTCTCAGGTTGAAGAACAAGGCTTAAATATTGCTCGTAATGCTGTATTGATGGCAGACTTCCCAATTCATGTCCCGGGTACAACTTTAGATCGTCAATGTGGCTCTGGTCAACAAGCGATTCATTTCGCAGCACAAGCCATTATGAGTGGTGATATGGATATCGTCATTGCCGGCGGTGTTGAAAGCATGTCCCGTGTGCCTTTAGGGGCAACACGTCAAAATTCAGATTGGAGCGAGGAACAGACTTCTCGCTATGAAATGATTCATCAGGGTTTATCCGCCGAGCGAATTGCAGATCTTTGGGGCTTTACTCGCAGTCAATTAGATGAATTTTCATTTGAAAGTCATAATCGTGCCCTAAAAGCACAAGAAGAAGGTTATTTTGAAAGAGAAATTATGCCTTTAGAAGTAACACTTGAGGATGGAACAACCGTAACTGTAACACAGGATGAGGGTCCCCGCCGCGGTACATCTGTTGAAAAGTTAGGCACACTGAAACCTGCTTTTACTGAAGATGGAAAAATCCATGCAGGAAATGCAAGCCAAATGAGTGATGGTGCTGCAGCCGTATTGTTGATGTCTAGAGAAAAGGCAGAGGAATTAGGACTGAAACCACGTTTCCGGATTGTTGCTCGCTCTGTTGTAGGCTCTGACCCAACATTAATGCTAACTGGTCCAATTGAAGCAACGAAGCAAGTACTCGCGAAAGCTGGACTTACCATAGAAGATATGGACACCTATGAAGTGAATGAAGCCTTCGCCCCTGTTCCAATGGCCTGGTTGGAAGAAATTAAGGCGGATCCGAAAAAGCTCAATCCAAATGGCGGAGCAATTGCCCTAGGTCATCCACTAGGAGCAACTGGTGCTCGTCTAATGATTTCGATGATGCATGAACTTGAAAGAACTGGCGGTCGTTTTGGTCTCCAATCGATTTGTGAAGGTGGCGGTATGGCCAACGGAACAATTATTGAAAGAATAAATTAA
- a CDS encoding MBL fold metallo-hydrolase: protein MLSEIGVTQVTIPLPFRLNHVNCFLAEGASGWTIIDAGLNTEVSRNSWQPLIAKHDIKDIILTHYHPDHFGYAGKLQQLTNAEVWMTEVDAHNGLTYWEPDSLEEVDRNYHMCGLPGHLSAKLTTDEESFNAQVKPYPQVNHYLEEGMKILFGKFEYEVIFTPGHSDGLITLYNKENNILFSTDHILPRISPNISYWFRGIRNPLQAFFMSLEKIKQLGVDYVIPSHGTPFRNANHRIEELLLHHQERLEEVYGYLIKPSTIYEVNSKLFKKLTIHETRFAIGETLAHLEFLYLNNQCKKELINGTWFYEAI from the coding sequence TTGTTAAGTGAAATAGGTGTAACACAAGTAACAATCCCATTGCCCTTCCGCTTAAATCATGTGAATTGTTTTTTAGCAGAAGGTGCAAGTGGGTGGACAATTATTGATGCAGGATTAAATACAGAAGTATCAAGAAATAGTTGGCAGCCACTTATTGCAAAACATGATATAAAGGATATTATTCTAACCCATTACCATCCCGACCATTTCGGCTATGCGGGAAAACTGCAGCAGTTAACAAATGCAGAAGTTTGGATGACGGAAGTGGATGCTCACAATGGCCTAACTTACTGGGAACCCGACTCGTTGGAGGAAGTAGATAGAAATTATCATATGTGCGGCCTCCCAGGTCATTTATCCGCCAAGTTAACAACGGACGAAGAGAGTTTTAATGCCCAGGTAAAACCTTATCCACAAGTGAATCATTACCTAGAAGAAGGTATGAAAATCTTATTTGGGAAATTTGAATACGAGGTAATATTTACTCCAGGGCATTCTGATGGATTAATCACTCTGTATAACAAAGAAAATAACATTCTTTTTTCAACGGACCATATTTTACCGAGAATCTCACCGAATATTTCGTATTGGTTTCGAGGTATCCGAAATCCATTACAAGCCTTCTTTATGAGTCTGGAAAAAATTAAACAGCTAGGTGTTGATTATGTTATCCCATCACATGGCACACCATTTAGAAATGCAAATCATAGAATTGAAGAGTTATTGCTGCACCATCAGGAACGTTTAGAGGAAGTGTATGGTTATCTTATAAAACCCTCCACTATTTATGAAGTAAATAGTAAGCTGTTTAAAAAATTGACCATTCACGAGACCAGGTTTGCTATTGGTGAAACTCTTGCCCATCTGGAATTCCTCTATTTGAATAATCAATGTAAAAAGGAATTAATAAATGGTACCTGGTTTTATGAGGCAATATAG
- a CDS encoding acyl-CoA dehydrogenase family protein has protein sequence MERPFITESHELFRKSLRKYLEKEVIPNFEQWEADHQVPNSYWKQLGELGFLCPWLDEEYGGMNADFGYSVVLGEELEKVGTGISGPAIHNDIVMPYIDSFGSVEQKRKWLPRSITGDMISSVAMTEPGTGSDLAAIKTTAVRDGDHYIINGEKTFISNGYTTNFVVLVCKTDPLAQPAHNGISLIVVDAIDQEVLGFRKGKKLNKVGQHSADTAELIFEDCRVPVENLLGEEGRGFYYLMEKLQQERLTVAIGAMTAAERMLEITLDYVKQREAFGKPISKFQNTQFKIAEMATQIQIGRTFVDQLIVKHMAEENIVTEVSMAKWWTTDMAKKVATECMQLHGGYGYMEEYEIARRFRDIPISSIYAGTNEIMKVIIAKNLGL, from the coding sequence ATGGAAAGACCGTTTATTACGGAAAGTCATGAACTTTTTCGAAAATCACTAAGGAAATATTTAGAAAAAGAAGTTATCCCTAACTTCGAGCAATGGGAAGCCGACCATCAAGTTCCAAACTCATATTGGAAGCAGTTGGGAGAACTTGGGTTTTTATGCCCATGGTTGGATGAAGAATATGGTGGGATGAATGCCGACTTTGGTTACTCTGTCGTACTCGGAGAAGAACTTGAAAAAGTAGGAACAGGGATTAGCGGGCCAGCGATTCATAATGATATAGTCATGCCATACATCGATTCTTTTGGATCAGTAGAACAAAAGAGAAAATGGCTACCGAGAAGTATTACAGGTGATATGATTTCTTCCGTTGCGATGACTGAACCAGGAACTGGATCAGATTTAGCTGCTATCAAAACAACGGCTGTAAGAGATGGTGACCATTACATAATTAATGGTGAAAAGACGTTTATTTCGAATGGCTATACAACTAATTTTGTCGTGCTGGTTTGTAAAACCGATCCTTTAGCTCAACCTGCCCATAACGGTATAAGCTTGATTGTTGTAGATGCTATTGATCAAGAAGTTCTAGGATTTCGAAAAGGTAAAAAGTTAAATAAAGTCGGACAGCATTCTGCTGACACAGCTGAATTAATTTTTGAGGATTGTCGAGTACCTGTTGAAAATTTACTGGGTGAAGAGGGACGGGGCTTTTACTATTTAATGGAAAAACTGCAACAGGAACGCTTAACCGTTGCTATTGGGGCAATGACCGCGGCGGAGAGAATGTTAGAGATTACATTAGATTACGTAAAACAACGCGAGGCCTTTGGAAAACCAATTAGCAAATTTCAAAATACACAGTTTAAAATAGCCGAAATGGCGACTCAAATCCAAATTGGTCGGACATTTGTAGACCAATTGATTGTAAAACATATGGCTGAAGAGAATATCGTCACTGAAGTGTCGATGGCGAAATGGTGGACAACGGATATGGCGAAAAAAGTAGCGACAGAATGCATGCAGCTTCATGGTGGCTATGGTTATATGGAAGAATACGAGATTGCCAGAAGGTTCCGAGATATTCCTATTTCAAGCATTTATGCGGGTACAAATGAAATTATGAAGGTCATCATCGCAAAAAATTTGGGACTATAA
- a CDS encoding FAD-binding oxidoreductase, with amino-acid sequence MVTVEYLSEIKKLVNEEQIRKEENTDHPLGNSGQITIFPKTEEEISALLNYANTNGLSISIMGGGSKRGFGGQVKEADIQLSLIQYSGIVEHIPGDMTLTVKSGTYFKEIQSYLAQYNQKIPLDPFFLDNATIGGVIATNDSGPKRLGYGSARDAVIGLRMVYPDGKVIRSGGRVVKNVAGYDMNKLYIGSMGTLGVISEVTFKLRPISKYGSITLINFPEGNLEVIRSFAVKVLDSMIEPVSFELLNPTLAKKLTNKKHYTLLLSFEDVKSSVQYQEDYIKSIAPHQTNLSYLTQKEEMESFWKQFYQIHPDGNKGLDNNQTEATLKIGVVNLDIIKILQESDLIQDLCNVSIHAHGCLGNGLCQMTIGGASNDVVRAIQLVRERAEKLGGYAVIKHLPYALRQEVNVWGAKTASHFLFAGIKQKIDPNRILNRNRFVEGI; translated from the coding sequence TTGGTTACAGTTGAATATCTTTCTGAAATAAAGAAATTGGTGAATGAAGAACAAATACGGAAAGAAGAAAATACGGATCATCCTTTAGGTAATTCCGGACAAATTACTATTTTTCCAAAAACAGAAGAGGAAATATCCGCACTATTAAACTATGCAAATACGAATGGGCTATCGATTTCAATCATGGGAGGAGGGTCAAAAAGAGGGTTTGGCGGTCAAGTAAAAGAAGCAGACATCCAATTATCACTCATTCAATATTCAGGAATTGTTGAGCATATTCCTGGTGATATGACGTTGACCGTTAAGTCAGGTACTTACTTCAAAGAAATTCAAAGCTATTTAGCCCAATATAATCAAAAAATCCCACTAGACCCTTTTTTTTTAGATAATGCGACGATTGGTGGAGTGATTGCTACAAATGATAGTGGCCCCAAAAGATTAGGATATGGATCCGCAAGGGATGCGGTCATTGGACTCCGAATGGTCTATCCAGATGGAAAAGTAATACGTTCAGGCGGAAGAGTGGTCAAAAATGTGGCCGGCTATGATATGAACAAGCTTTATATCGGTTCGATGGGTACACTTGGAGTGATCTCAGAAGTAACATTTAAGCTGCGTCCCATTTCAAAATATGGGTCTATTACTTTAATAAATTTCCCTGAGGGGAATCTAGAAGTGATACGATCATTTGCCGTTAAAGTGCTTGATTCGATGATTGAGCCGGTTAGCTTCGAATTATTAAACCCAACCTTAGCTAAAAAGCTGACAAATAAAAAACACTATACGTTACTGTTGTCTTTTGAAGACGTAAAAAGTTCTGTACAGTATCAAGAAGATTATATTAAGAGTATTGCCCCTCATCAAACCAACCTATCATACCTCACACAAAAAGAAGAAATGGAGTCATTTTGGAAACAATTTTATCAGATACATCCAGACGGGAATAAAGGATTAGATAATAATCAAACAGAAGCAACATTAAAAATTGGTGTTGTGAACCTAGATATAATTAAGATTTTACAAGAGTCAGATCTTATTCAAGATTTGTGTAATGTTTCAATCCATGCCCATGGTTGCTTAGGAAATGGCTTATGTCAAATGACAATAGGTGGCGCAAGTAATGATGTTGTTCGTGCCATTCAGCTCGTTAGAGAAAGAGCCGAAAAGCTTGGTGGTTACGCGGTTATCAAACATCTGCCATACGCTTTACGACAGGAAGTTAATGTATGGGGAGCAAAGACAGCCTCACATTTTCTATTTGCAGGAATTAAGCAAAAGATTGACCCTAACAGAATTTTGAACCGAAATCGTTTTGTAGAGGGGATATAA
- a CDS encoding long-chain-fatty-acid--CoA ligase, translating to MLELMKSRQLLVDQMLTRSTRRFPTKIALVNKNQRVTYNDLQERVNNLAGWFQIKGIAKGDKVALLLFTRIEYAECLLALARIGAVAVTINFRLQPNEIEYILNNSDAKMLIVDHDLTSTIEPIRENLPLIRDTIVIENSSSDPSNYSYKNIFSNTYYPNFVELEDDDDFLIVYTSGTTGKPKGAVLTHKNVYLNAMNYSLEFGLTKDEVQLITTPMFHIGGISALSMVMLMGGTSVLHEKFDPENVLQTYQSENITYSFMVPSMWNMLLEHPKFSEYNLTSLRVLCTAAASTPLELKKRLMKHFPNAGVFDTYGQTETSPGTTTLKPTDSLNKSGSVGLSFTNVEIRVVDEQMKDVPNGQVGEIIFRGPTIMKEYYKNPEATKEAFAGGWLHSGDLVVVDDDGYISVVDRKKDMLISGGENVYPKEIEEILYTHADILEAAVVGVPDEKWGETVKAFVVIRGGKILSEQEVIDYCSGKIANYKKPRYVEFVQELPRNAAGKILKTVLRKNDSRSLTNEVQR from the coding sequence ATGCTTGAATTGATGAAATCAAGACAATTGTTAGTAGACCAAATGCTTACACGTTCAACTAGACGGTTTCCTACTAAAATAGCTTTAGTAAATAAGAATCAACGTGTAACATACAACGACCTTCAAGAGCGTGTCAACAATTTAGCAGGCTGGTTCCAAATTAAAGGAATTGCTAAAGGAGACAAGGTAGCTTTATTACTATTCACCCGAATAGAGTATGCAGAATGTTTATTAGCACTAGCAAGAATCGGTGCAGTTGCAGTGACCATAAACTTTCGTTTACAACCAAATGAAATCGAATATATTTTAAATAATTCCGATGCCAAAATGCTTATTGTAGATCACGATCTGACTTCAACAATTGAACCGATTCGTGAAAACCTTCCTTTAATTAGGGATACTATTGTTATTGAAAACAGCTCATCTGATCCTTCTAACTATTCCTACAAGAATATATTTTCAAACACATATTATCCAAATTTTGTTGAGTTAGAGGATGATGATGACTTCCTAATTGTTTATACATCAGGTACGACTGGAAAACCAAAGGGTGCTGTCCTTACACATAAGAATGTTTACTTAAATGCAATGAACTATTCCCTGGAATTTGGACTTACAAAAGATGAAGTCCAGTTAATAACCACCCCAATGTTTCATATTGGCGGAATTTCAGCCCTAAGCATGGTGATGTTAATGGGTGGCACGTCTGTTTTACATGAAAAATTTGATCCAGAGAATGTTTTGCAAACCTATCAATCTGAGAACATTACCTACTCCTTCATGGTCCCTTCGATGTGGAATATGCTGTTAGAGCATCCAAAGTTTTCGGAATATAATCTTACAAGCCTTAGAGTTCTTTGTACGGCAGCTGCATCGACACCATTAGAACTGAAGAAACGTCTCATGAAGCATTTTCCGAATGCAGGCGTGTTTGATACTTATGGACAGACGGAAACCTCTCCAGGTACGACTACACTAAAGCCAACAGACTCTCTAAATAAGTCTGGATCAGTTGGTTTGTCCTTTACGAATGTAGAGATTCGTGTCGTGGATGAACAGATGAAAGATGTTCCAAATGGACAGGTCGGCGAAATTATCTTTAGAGGTCCAACCATTATGAAGGAATACTATAAAAACCCAGAAGCAACTAAGGAGGCCTTTGCAGGCGGATGGCTCCATAGTGGTGATTTGGTTGTAGTCGATGACGATGGGTACATCTCGGTTGTTGACCGTAAGAAGGATATGCTTATTAGTGGCGGTGAGAATGTTTATCCAAAAGAAATTGAAGAAATTTTGTATACACACGCGGATATCCTTGAGGCAGCTGTTGTTGGAGTTCCTGATGAAAAATGGGGAGAAACAGTAAAGGCTTTCGTTGTGATACGGGGTGGGAAAATTTTATCCGAACAAGAAGTGATTGATTATTGTTCTGGAAAAATAGCAAACTACAAAAAGCCGCGATATGTTGAATTTGTACAGGAATTGCCACGAAATGCTGCTGGGAAAATTCTAAAGACTGTTCTTAGGAAGAATGATTCCAGGAGTCTCACTAATGAAGTTCAAAGATAA
- a CDS encoding crotonase/enoyl-CoA hydratase family protein — translation MSDNFLCHIENNILMITLNRPDRLNALTEQAINEFIGILDRADQDDEVKAIIVTGTGRGFCAGADLEKGGDTFADNETPEEDYRDSGGRISLRIYEMKKPMIAAINGPAVGVGITMTLPMDIRIASTNAKMGFVFTRRGIAPEACSGWFLPRVVGISKAAEWTLTGRILSAQEALNGGLVSQVVSPEDLLPAALSIAAEIVENTSSISVALTRQLMWRMLGADHPIESHKVESKMIQWLGGQNDAKEGVSSFLEKRPANFTMKTSSDMPPFYPWWK, via the coding sequence ATGTCAGACAATTTCCTTTGTCACATTGAAAACAATATCTTGATGATTACTCTTAACCGCCCAGATCGATTAAATGCGCTTACAGAACAGGCGATAAACGAATTTATTGGTATTCTTGATCGAGCGGATCAAGATGATGAAGTGAAGGCAATTATTGTTACAGGAACTGGTAGGGGATTTTGTGCAGGTGCAGACCTTGAAAAGGGCGGGGATACCTTTGCCGACAATGAAACACCTGAAGAGGATTATCGGGATAGTGGCGGGCGAATAAGTCTACGAATCTATGAGATGAAAAAGCCAATGATTGCTGCGATCAATGGTCCTGCAGTTGGTGTAGGAATTACAATGACACTGCCAATGGATATCCGCATTGCCTCAACGAATGCAAAAATGGGTTTTGTTTTTACCCGACGAGGGATTGCTCCTGAAGCCTGCAGCGGCTGGTTTTTGCCGCGTGTCGTTGGGATAAGTAAAGCGGCTGAATGGACGTTAACCGGCCGGATTTTATCTGCTCAAGAAGCATTGAATGGCGGTTTGGTGAGTCAAGTGGTTTCTCCGGAGGATCTATTGCCTGCCGCACTATCGATTGCTGCAGAGATTGTCGAAAATACCTCTAGTATCTCAGTAGCCCTTACAAGACAATTGATGTGGCGGATGCTTGGTGCTGATCATCCAATCGAGTCTCATAAGGTTGAATCAAAGATGATTCAGTGGCTGGGTGGTCAGAATGATGCAAAAGAAGGAGTATCTTCCTTTTTAGAAAAAAGACCAGCGAACTTCACCATGAAGACAAGTTCTGATATGCCGCCTTTCTACCCCTGGTGGAAGTAG